The following coding sequences are from one Malaciobacter pacificus window:
- a CDS encoding helicase-related protein, translating to MKENWQQQLQTLLNCDLKSLYPLARGMNRQLEFYVGPTNSGKTYNAMQKLKEANSGLYLAPLRLLALEGYEDLKASNIEATLITGEEQIFDEDAAHVCSTIEMLDFDLDVDVAVIDEVQMLDDPDRGWAWVNAIIGCPAKKIIMTGSVNALEAVKKIADYLEEDLKVVKHKRKNELKVMAKHIALNDLEPGTALIAFSRSDVLKLKQKLQKKYSISVIYGNLSPEVRRDEARRFREKQSDILIATDAIAMGLNLPIKTILFTTDTKFDGVSRRKITVNEIVQIAGRAGRYGHFEAGFLGATRRDVLRHIIQEYETPIKTIKPPFKVKINADQLVNLANHIKTDSLTKVLKFFADNMYFSGPFRAANISSMIEAAKIVDQRKNLKLEEKYLLAQAPITTKSTIILQAYQSYIASVIKKKVCHYKPSITLPNKKDITQKDLLLVEDEVKKISLYLWISYKLPELFPDHDKAYILRNSFNSFIEQSLKSNLVQDIDFKTNFRRKKEFDDYKRRPRRNSRSGNRNGSRNERNDRRRK from the coding sequence ATGAAAGAAAATTGGCAACAACAACTACAAACACTACTTAATTGTGATTTAAAATCCTTATACCCTCTTGCTAGAGGAATGAATAGACAGCTAGAATTTTATGTAGGACCTACAAATTCAGGTAAAACATATAATGCTATGCAAAAATTAAAAGAGGCTAATAGTGGATTATATTTAGCTCCCCTTAGATTACTAGCTTTAGAAGGTTATGAAGATTTAAAAGCATCTAATATTGAAGCAACTTTAATCACTGGAGAAGAGCAAATATTTGATGAAGATGCTGCACATGTGTGTTCAACTATTGAAATGTTAGATTTTGATTTAGATGTCGATGTGGCAGTTATTGATGAAGTTCAAATGCTAGATGACCCAGATAGAGGTTGGGCTTGGGTTAATGCAATTATTGGATGTCCTGCTAAAAAGATTATTATGACAGGAAGTGTAAATGCCCTTGAAGCGGTTAAAAAAATAGCCGATTATTTAGAAGAAGATTTAAAAGTTGTAAAACATAAAAGAAAAAATGAATTAAAAGTTATGGCTAAACATATTGCTTTAAATGATTTAGAACCAGGTACTGCTTTAATAGCTTTTTCAAGAAGTGATGTTTTAAAATTAAAGCAAAAACTTCAAAAAAAATACTCAATTTCTGTAATTTATGGAAATTTATCACCTGAAGTAAGGCGTGATGAAGCTAGAAGATTTAGAGAAAAACAAAGTGATATTTTAATTGCTACTGATGCAATTGCTATGGGTTTAAATCTTCCTATTAAAACTATATTATTTACAACTGATACAAAGTTTGATGGAGTTAGTAGAAGAAAAATTACAGTAAATGAAATAGTTCAAATAGCAGGTCGTGCTGGAAGATATGGGCACTTTGAAGCAGGGTTTTTAGGGGCAACACGAAGGGATGTTTTAAGACATATTATTCAAGAGTATGAAACGCCAATTAAAACAATTAAACCACCATTTAAAGTTAAGATAAATGCAGATCAATTAGTAAATTTAGCAAATCACATAAAAACAGACTCTTTAACAAAAGTACTAAAGTTTTTTGCAGATAATATGTATTTTAGTGGACCATTTAGAGCTGCTAATATATCTTCTATGATTGAAGCTGCTAAAATAGTAGATCAAAGAAAAAACTTGAAACTAGAAGAAAAGTATTTACTTGCTCAAGCTCCAATTACTACAAAATCAACTATCATACTTCAAGCATATCAATCTTATATTGCAAGTGTGATTAAGAAAAAAGTTTGTCACTATAAACCTTCAATTACACTGCCAAATAAAAAAGATATTACTCAAAAAGATTTACTTTTAGTTGAAGATGAAGTTAAAAAGATTTCACTTTATTTATGGATTTCTTATAAACTTCCAGAACTCTTCCCTGATCATGATAAGGCTTATATTCTAAGAAATAGTTTTAACTCTTTTATTGAACAATCATTAAAAAGTAATTTAGTCCAAGATATTGATTTCAAAACAAATTTTAGACGAAAAAAAGAGTTTGATGATTATAAAAGAAGACCACGAAGAAACTCACGGTCAGGCAATAGAAATGGTTCAAGAAATGAAAGAAATGATAGAAGAAGAAAATAA
- the trmA gene encoding tRNA (uridine(54)-C5)-methyltransferase TrmA, with product MDCKYFGKCASCVLHDMNYEEQLNHKIKREKERFSDLTTMEFDIIKSEEEHFRNRAEFRIWKNFDNEDNLTLSYAMNGYDKNVVEINECKIVSSHISDVMPKLLDKIQNDQTLSFKIFSIEFLGSTIDDLLVTMIYHRKLDSTWIEKAKELEKELNIKIIGRSRKQKEILSVDYINEELEIDGRNYKFAYEEGGFTQPNTKVNIKMIEWVLENTSESSSDLCELYCGGGNFTIPLSTKFNKVLATEISKTSIKSALRNCSLNEIDNIEFIRMSAEEFTEALEFKRDFRRLKDVDLKSYDFDTIFMDPPRAGLDDITRDLGKDFNKIIYISCNPETLHRDLQELTKTHKIVRFALFDQFSYTNHIESGVVLEKR from the coding sequence ATGGATTGTAAATATTTTGGGAAATGTGCTTCTTGCGTTCTACATGATATGAATTATGAAGAGCAGTTAAATCACAAAATTAAAAGAGAAAAAGAGAGATTTTCTGATTTAACAACTATGGAATTTGACATAATAAAAAGTGAAGAAGAGCATTTTAGAAATAGAGCAGAATTTAGAATCTGGAAAAACTTTGATAATGAAGACAATCTAACACTTTCATATGCAATGAATGGATATGACAAAAATGTTGTTGAAATTAATGAGTGTAAAATAGTTAGCTCACATATATCTGATGTTATGCCAAAACTATTAGACAAAATCCAAAATGACCAAACTCTTTCTTTTAAAATATTTTCCATAGAGTTTTTAGGCTCTACGATAGATGATTTATTAGTAACTATGATTTATCATAGAAAACTTGACTCAACGTGGATTGAAAAAGCAAAAGAACTAGAAAAAGAATTAAATATCAAAATCATTGGTAGAAGTAGAAAACAAAAAGAGATTTTGAGTGTTGATTATATCAATGAAGAACTAGAAATTGATGGAAGAAATTATAAATTTGCCTATGAAGAAGGTGGATTTACTCAACCAAATACAAAAGTAAATATCAAAATGATTGAATGGGTTTTAGAAAATACTAGTGAGAGTTCAAGTGACCTTTGTGAGTTATATTGTGGTGGAGGGAATTTCACTATTCCTCTTAGTACAAAATTCAATAAAGTTCTAGCAACTGAGATTTCAAAAACTTCTATTAAATCAGCTCTTAGAAACTGTAGCCTAAATGAAATAGATAATATTGAGTTTATTAGAATGAGTGCCGAAGAGTTCACTGAAGCTTTAGAATTTAAAAGAGATTTTAGAAGATTAAAAGATGTTGATTTAAAAAGCTACGACTTTGACACAATATTTATGGATCCTCCAAGAGCAGGACTTGATGATATAACTAGAGATTTAGGAAAAGATTTCAATAAAATAATTTATATCTCATGTAACCCTGAAACTCTTCACAGAGATTTGCAAGAGCTTACAAAGACTCACAAAATAGTAAGGTTTGCACTATTTGATCAATTTTCTTACACAAATCATATAGAATCTGGAGTTGTATTAGAAAAAAGATAA